CCGCCGCGACGTACGGCGTCGGCGACGTCGTGACCACCATCGCGCTCATCTACTTCAGCGCGTCCGTCGACGAGGCGAACGTCTTGGTCCGTTTCGCCGTCGAGTCGTCCGGACAGGTCGGACTCGTCGGCCTCAAACTCGCCGTCCTCCTCGCCTGCATCGGCATCAGTCTCGCCGCGGCGAACGACGAGGACGCCTTCTCCTACTACCTGCCGCCGGTCGTGCTCTCCGTCGTCGGCGCGTTCGTGACGGCGTACAACGTCCGTCTGCTCCTCGGCTGAGCGCCCCCACCCGTCTCCGCGTCGGCCGCCGTGCCGCGGGAGCCCCGACGGTCCGCTCGCACCGTCCGACGCCCGGAGATAATCAGCGCTGCGAGAGGACGACCCGGACGTTCACCGTCGTGGTATCGCTCTGTATCTCGTTTCCGGCGACCGGGTCGACGCGCCACTCGATGTCGAGCGCTCGCGTCTCTCCCGGCCGGAGCGTCGCCGTGCCGACGTCGGCGGCTTCGAGCGCCGACAGGGGAACCCACGTGTCGTCGTCGCCGACGAGGTAGTCGTCGCCGACGGAGATGCGGACGGCGACGGCCGACGACAGTTCGCCCTCGGCGCCGTCGTCGCCGGCGTCGCGTTCGGGTTCCAGCAGTCCGTTCTCCCGGTCGACGACGTCCGCGACGCGCACCGAGAGGTCGCCGGTCTCCCTCCCTTCGTTGTGAGCGGATAGTCGGACGGCTCCGTCCGAACCCGGAACGACGCCGTCGAACCGGAGCGACTCGGCGGCCGCGCGGCCGACCGCGAGGTCGACCGGAGCGCGCTCCCCGCCCGAGTCGTCGTTGTCGTCCGCGCCGCGGTCGCTCCTCCCGGCCGTGCGTTCCGTACCGGCGACGGAGTTCCCCGTCGACCCCTCGTCCCTCGAGGCCGACGGCGTCGACGGGGCGTTCCGGTCGACGGCGTCTCCGCCGCCCCCGTCGCCCTCCGTCGCGGTCGATGCGTCGCCGAGCGAGTTCGACCCCGCGGCGGGCGTCGAGGTCTCCCGTCCGCTCGCGTCGACGCCGCTGGCACCGGACGGCGTCACCGTCGCGGCGACGTCCGAGGCGACGTTCGCCCCCGAGTCCCCGCTCTGCAGCACTCCGACGCCCGCGCCGCAGAACACCGACAGAACGACGAGAACGGCGAGGCTCCGCCGCCCGAAGGGCCAGGTGAGTCTCCCTTCGACTCCCCCGCTCATTCTCCGCCCTCCGTCGGTACGGTTCCGGTCGGTTCGGCGCCCGTCGGCTCCGGGGTCGCGGTCGCGTCGGTCGCAGTCGTCGGCTCCGGCGTCGGAGTTGCCGACGCTTCCTCCGCGGGCGCGTCCGTCGCCGTCTTCCGTTCGGTCGCCGTCTCCGTTCCGGTCTCGGTCGACCGCTCGCTGGTCGCCGAAGCACCCGAGGCGTTCGTGCCGTTCCTCGCGGACTCCGACTCGGTCTCTCCGCCGTCGCCGGCGACTGCGGTCGGCTCGAACGTGCCGACGCCGACGGAGACGACGGCGCGCTCTTCGTCCGCGAGCGCGCCGTACGTGACTCCCCCGCCGACCACCGAGAACACGACGGTGGCGACGACGAGCAGCGATAGCCGGGTTCGGAACCGGTCGCACGACTGGTCGCTCACGCGCTCTCCTCGGTTTCCGCGGCCCTGTAGAGGTCGTACAGTTCGCTCCCGCCGAGGAGGACCGCCGGCACGACGAGGAACAGCAGCGAACCGAGCCTCGTTCCGGCGAACGCGACGACGTACCCGACGTACGGGAGGTGGAACGAGACCGCGCCCACGACGTCGTCGGCGGGGACTAGTTCGGGGTCCGCCTCCTCGTTGGCGTCGCCCTTCGTCCGGAAGGCGCGTTCGCCCCCGTCTTCGACGACGGCGGCGACGCGGTGCGTCACGAGCGACGAACCGCTCCCGGCGGCGAGGTCCACGCTCTCGAACGTTATCACGTCTCCTTCGCCGATTTCGGCGACCGGACGGTCGGCCACGAACACGACGTCCCCCGCGTCGATGGCGGGAGACATGCTGTCCGAGAGGACGACGTAACTGTGACTCGCGCCGGCCAGTTGCGGCACGGCGTAGAGGACGAACGGGAGGACGGCGAGTGCGAACAGCACCAGGGCGGCCGTCTTGGCGGTATCGGTATGAGGTGTCATCGTTTGAATATGAAAAGTGTCCTATGAAACGTTCTGATGGATGAGAACCGCGCCGAATCGACTTATTCCGCGGCGTCGATGAGTAGTTCCACCGGTCCGTTGTTGCCGTCGCCGGTGTACTCGAACGTCACCGTACCGGTGAGCGTCAATCCGTCGGAGCCGTCGAGGTCGCTGAACTCAACGTACTCGCGACCGCTGTCGCTCTCCAGCGTGTTCGGCAGTGCCGCCGCCCCGTCGATGGAGAGGTCTTCCACCGTCACCGTCGCACCGTTCTCCCGCGAGGAAGCGATGAGCGCGAGTCGGGTGAAACTCCCCGAGTACGTGTTGGTGACCGAGTAACCGTTCGACGAGAGCGTGGTCTCTCCGTCGTCGGCTATCTCCAACTCGAA
This Halogeometricum sp. S3BR5-2 DNA region includes the following protein-coding sequences:
- a CDS encoding signal peptidase I; this encodes MTPHTDTAKTAALVLFALAVLPFVLYAVPQLAGASHSYVVLSDSMSPAIDAGDVVFVADRPVAEIGEGDVITFESVDLAAGSGSSLVTHRVAAVVEDGGERAFRTKGDANEEADPELVPADDVVGAVSFHLPYVGYVVAFAGTRLGSLLFLVVPAVLLGGSELYDLYRAAETEESA